Proteins from one Podarcis raffonei isolate rPodRaf1 chromosome 1, rPodRaf1.pri, whole genome shotgun sequence genomic window:
- the LOC128402412 gene encoding thymosin beta-4-like → MSDKPDMAEIEKFNKSKLKKMETQAKNPLPSKETIEQEKEAGES, encoded by the coding sequence ATGTCTGACAAACCAGATATGGCTGAAATCGAGAAATTCAACAAGTCTAAGTTGAAGAAGATGGAAACACAAGCAAAAAACCCACtgccttcaaaagaaacaattgaacAGGAGAAGGAAGCAGGTGAATCGTAA